CGCTGACATGAAGGTGTGGCAGGCAGGTGGTGATAGTTTAGATACAGGGCAAGTAAGAGCAGCTGCCACCAAAGTGCACATCACATGGACCCACCTGATACAACTGTGTGAAACAATATAACTCACTCTTACATGACTAAAGAACTGCGACTCAAGACCTTGCTACAGTGAGAGCTCGGTGCCTCCAGTCAACCCCTATTTCCGCACTCTCTTTATTTGAAAACCTTTTCCTCTCGACAGTTTCCAACTTTCTACCCTCAAACTTTAAAGTTTCTTCACAAGCCGACCTTCTTTATCCTAGTGGAAACCATACACACGGTACACCTGGTTGGCCATCACCAGAGCTCTCGAACACATTTCCTGGGCGAGTGGCATCCGCAGCTCTTATCTGCTAAATATCCGGCCTTCATCTATCTCCCAGAAACTGACATGTAGCCCTCCCCTTGCGAGTCACTGGATCAGCATTCTCAGGGACACCCCAAACCCCACCCTGTATGCCTCCACCCAAGGCTGGGACCAGCCCCTCTTGAGTCTCCCGGAGGCCCAAACCCCAGTTTCCCATCCAGCCCGGACTAATGGAAGCTGGCGCTGTAGGAGCTCACCACAGCGGCGGTGGTGAGGACGCAGGCGGTGGTGTAGGCGCGGCTGACCGGTGGGATCTGCAGGTACTCCAGCCTAAGGCTCTGGTACGCCATCTTCCCCACCGCCACCTGCCCCCCTCTTCCCCTTCCGCCAGTCGGCCCAGCGGCGGGGCGGAACCAAAGCGGGGGGAGGTCTCCCTCGTTTAGCCTATCCGATATTACCCAATCGGCGCCGCGATATCAGTCAACCACCAATCACTAGACACCTGAGGAAAGCACATCCACCAATCATGAGTTGCGTCCCCGCGGGGGCCCCCCCCCTTCGCCTTGCCTCTCCACCCACCAATGTTCTGGGGCACAGAGTAGTACTGGTTCCTTCCGCCAATCCCCGCCGGCCACAGCAGGCTTTCCCGCCCGGCCCCCGTCTCGTCACCGGTCTATCCCCGCCCTCTTCCGGAGAGCCAGCCAATCAGGAGCGCGAGAACATCCCGCCTTTGCTTTCGTTTGCTGAGACAAGGAGCAGTGGAAATTTTCTTGGGACAGCGGCATCCCTTACCTCAGGCAGCAGATGGTGGTTTAAAGAAGGTGGCGGGAAGCCGATGTGTGGACAAATTCATCATCCTCATGGTGGCTTCGTAAGTGCCGTGGGACTGCATTTTCTCTGAGGAGGAGCGGTGAAGGAGTGGAACTGGATTGCGTTATCGCGGGGCGGAATAACCTGGCTAGTCTGGTCCAGGGCCTTTGACCTGGAGGTCCCGGCAAGCAGAGGAGTCGCAATGCTTGACGGGAGCCTGTCAGCAGGCCGGAAGCAGTTCctgctccatggtttctggagcCTGCCCACCGGAGATGCAAATATTGATTAAACTGTAttcttcctgccctcaggaactccaACCGTAGCGGGGATCATAGATAAGAGAAGCCCGCGAAAAATATTATTCTACAGTAGAAGTTGATCGGTTAGTGTCCATAAGAGGTCCTGCTGGTAAGCGTAACTGGCCCTTGTGGGGAAAGACATCACcggaaaaaaaaatagctgctTGGTTGGAAGGTGAAGTTAAGGGTGTTGTATTAttaggattattattattattgtggaTTATTAGGAAGCTTTAAATAAGGGTTTTTTGAACAGGGGAATAACCGTCAGACTGGTAGTATATAAGGAAGGAACCAAGTAAAAGGCTGGAGAGAATGATTTACCAAAGAACTGAATAGGtaattcccagaaggagaaaccTGAAGAGCTAATTTGTATTAAGTATTGCTCAGTTTTACTGGTAATCAGAGAAATGCCTTTGGCCCCCAAATGTCACCTTCATAACCTGTTGGAAAACTGAGTTTATTGCTTACCATGATAAGGGAAAGTACTGCCTCCACAGTTCTGGCAGTGTCTGGAAGGGAAGAAAGACAAGATCTGCTTATCACACAGGATTATTAAGATGACGTGTAATAGTAGAATGTGTTAAAACAGTTTAAAATGTTAAGTGCCTTACCATTATGAGTACTTATTTTTGAGGGTGTAGGTGGGTTGTATAGGGAAGCATGTATATTGGGGGTCCCAACATGAAAATGAATGTCCTTGTATTCATCAGTTAGACTCATAATTATTACAAACCTTGTTCTTTACTTGTAGGGCTGTTTGTTGAGACTAGCCTTTTGAGTATTTTGCCTTAGAATTACCCTTTCCTCTGGAAGTTTCTGACTGTAGAAACATTTCTTGACAATTTATATTAGATCTTTGGAGTTTGCTCTGGTATTTCAAGACTATTCACTGTTCAAGGAGTGGTTGAAGTGATATATTCTGGGACCTAAAATCGATAGGTAAGGAAGTGAAGTGGGAGAGACAGAAGGAAGCAGAGGGTCAGAGGCTAGATGTCCTGAAGATAAAGGTATAATGTAAGTATGTGAATTAGAGCTGAAAGAATAGCATAGGAGATTGTGGTCAAAAGTAGGAGCAGTCGAGGAGAGAAATTACAAATATCAAGAACCAGGTGGTTAAAAGATTGGAGGTGTAGGTCATTGAAAGTCAAACTGAGAATGGCTAGGGACATTGGCGAGGTTATCTGTGTAGGCTTTAATAACCTAAAGTTGTCTGAGATGATAACAAATTCAGACTGAGCCTTGTGCCAAAGTCCTCAGTAAATGAGAGGTTAGGGAAATGAACAATGAGGAGTGGGAAATGGGTGGTGTAGGCAGCTGGAAAGTGTCAGTGAGGCAACAACAAGGCTGGAAGTGGTATCACATGTTAAGAAACACaaactattttttgtttatttgcttgcttgttgtgtgtgtatttctctctctctctctgtctttctgtaaTGTAGCTTGCTCAGATGTTTTTTTATCCAaatgacttttcttcttttcacatTTGTAGATTTCTCACAATCtcttagtgaaataagccaagatGTCTGTTGATCCAATGACTTATGAGGCCCAGTTCTTTGGCTTCACACCCCAGACCTGCATGCTTAGAATCTACATTGCATTTCAAGACTACCTATTTGAAGTGATGCAGGCTGTTGAACAGGTTATTTTGAAGAAACTGGATGGCATCCCAGACTGTGAAGTTAGCCCAGTCCAGATTCGTAAATGCACTGAGAAGTTTCTGTGCTTCATGAAAGGACGTTTTGATAGCCTTTTTGGCAAAATGGAGCAGCTGTTTTTGCAGTTGATTTTGCGTATTCCCCCAAATATCTTGCTTCCTGAAGATAAATCCCAGGAGATGCATCCTTGTAGTGAGGAAGAATTCCTGCGTCTCCAAAAGGAAATTGAACAATTACAAGAAAAATATAAGATTGAATTGTGTACTACTCAGGCCCTTCTTGCAGAATTAGAAGAGCAAAAAATTGTTGAGGACAAACTGAAACAGACATTGACTTTGCTTGATGAGCTTGAAAATGTTGGCAGAGATCATGGGACTGCTGATTTTAGAGAGAGTTTGGTGTCTCTGGTCCAGAACTctaggaaactacaaaacattcgaGACAATGTAGAAAAGGAAggcaaaaaactgaaaatattgtaATTTCTAAATAGTACAAAGAAAGTAGAATGGTAAGGGAAGTAAGCCAGTGTTTGTTAATACTCTGTGAACCatacattttattgtattttctatgTTCATTCTTTCTTATATTCCACATCTCCCTTTTTTGGTCTACTATCCTAAAGGATTTATGTAGTTAAAGCATCTGTTCCTTAGAGGCCTCTAACTAGTAGAGAAGGATCTTGATGCAATAATGGCTTATTTGGGGAC
This genomic stretch from Dasypus novemcinctus isolate mDasNov1 chromosome 21, mDasNov1.1.hap2, whole genome shotgun sequence harbors:
- the MIS12 gene encoding protein MIS12 homolog, encoding MSVDPMTYEAQFFGFTPQTCMLRIYIAFQDYLFEVMQAVEQVILKKLDGIPDCEVSPVQIRKCTEKFLCFMKGRFDSLFGKMEQLFLQLILRIPPNILLPEDKSQEMHPCSEEEFLRLQKEIEQLQEKYKIELCTTQALLAELEEQKIVEDKLKQTLTLLDELENVGRDHGTADFRESLVSLVQNSRKLQNIRDNVEKEGKKLKIL